A genomic segment from Pseudomonadota bacterium encodes:
- a CDS encoding N-acetyltransferase, giving the protein MQKISSDVQLGHGVKISDFVNLYGCVIGDQTKIGPFVEIQKGARIGASCKISSHSFICEGVTIGDRVCVGHGVTFINDKYPRATTRDGRLKTDADWSCQSILVGHGASIGSGATLLGGISIGENAIVGAGSVVTKDVPRNAIVAGNPARILQLMKDDD; this is encoded by the coding sequence ATGCAAAAAATATCATCTGATGTCCAGCTCGGCCACGGCGTGAAAATTTCCGACTTCGTCAATCTGTACGGCTGTGTGATCGGCGATCAGACCAAGATCGGTCCGTTTGTCGAAATCCAGAAAGGGGCCCGGATCGGCGCCTCCTGCAAGATTTCCAGCCACAGCTTTATCTGCGAAGGGGTGACGATCGGCGACCGGGTCTGCGTCGGCCACGGCGTCACGTTCATCAACGACAAATACCCCCGCGCCACCACCCGGGACGGCCGGTTGAAAACAGACGCCGACTGGAGCTGCCAGTCCATACTGGTCGGACACGGGGCCTCGATAGGTTCCGGGGCGACGCTGCTGGGAGGGATCTCCATCGGGGAAAACGCCATCGTCGGCGCCGGCAGTGTCGTCACCAAAGATGTGCCAAGAAATGCCATTGTCGCGGGCAATCCAGCCCGGATCTTACAACTGATGAAGGATGATGACTGA
- a CDS encoding DegT/DnrJ/EryC1/StrS family aminotransferase has protein sequence MKTPLLDLKQQYALIQEEALAAIAKVLDSTSFAGGPFVEEFEKNFADFCQCRHAVGVGSGTDALWIALRGLGIGAGDEVITVPNSFIATAEAISQCGAVPVFVDIDEESYTMNPDLLEAALTPKTRAIIPVHLYGQMADMDPILRFAEKHGLVVIEDAAQAHGAEYKGRRAGSLGRAGCFSFYPGKNLGAYGEAGAVVTNDETLAARMRIFRDHGQQQKYHHSVIGWNSRMDGIQGAILDVKLKHLPLWNAARRKNAALYTTLLEGTKGVALPSEAKNTKHVYHIYPVRLRNRDRVLARLAEKKIFCGIHYPVPIHLQQAYAGMGFGAGMYPVAEKYAGEQLSLPMFPELTEQQINYVTDEIRQIVT, from the coding sequence ATGAAAACACCACTTCTTGATCTGAAACAGCAATATGCGCTCATCCAGGAGGAAGCGCTCGCGGCAATTGCCAAAGTCCTGGACTCGACCTCCTTTGCCGGCGGGCCGTTTGTGGAAGAATTTGAAAAAAACTTCGCCGACTTCTGTCAATGCCGTCATGCCGTCGGGGTCGGCAGCGGCACCGATGCCCTCTGGATCGCCCTCCGCGGACTCGGGATCGGGGCCGGTGACGAGGTGATCACGGTGCCGAACTCCTTTATCGCCACCGCCGAGGCCATCAGCCAGTGCGGGGCCGTCCCGGTTTTCGTGGATATCGACGAAGAGAGCTACACCATGAATCCCGACCTTCTGGAAGCGGCCCTCACGCCGAAGACCAGGGCCATCATCCCGGTCCACCTGTATGGACAGATGGCCGACATGGACCCCATTTTGAGGTTTGCCGAAAAACACGGCCTGGTGGTGATTGAAGACGCGGCCCAGGCCCACGGGGCGGAATACAAGGGCCGGAGGGCCGGGTCCTTGGGCCGGGCGGGCTGCTTCAGCTTCTACCCCGGCAAAAATCTCGGGGCCTACGGCGAGGCCGGAGCGGTGGTCACCAATGACGAGACGCTGGCCGCGCGGATGCGGATCTTTCGGGACCACGGCCAGCAGCAGAAATACCATCACTCCGTCATCGGCTGGAACTCCCGGATGGACGGAATCCAGGGGGCCATTCTCGATGTCAAGCTCAAACACCTGCCGCTCTGGAATGCGGCCCGCCGGAAAAACGCCGCTCTCTACACCACTCTTCTGGAAGGGACGAAAGGGGTGGCCCTGCCCTCTGAAGCGAAAAACACGAAGCATGTCTATCACATCTATCCTGTACGCCTGCGGAACCGGGACCGGGTTCTCGCCCGGTTGGCTGAAAAGAAAATCTTCTGCGGCATCCATTACCCGGTGCCCATCCATCTGCAGCAGGCATATGCCGGCATGGGCTTCGGCGCAGGGATGTATCCGGTGGCTGAAAAATATGCCGGGGAGCAGCTCTCGCTCCCCATGTTCCCGGAGCTGACCGAGCAGCAGATCAACTATGTGACGGACGAAATCCGCCAG